One segment of Pan paniscus chromosome 20, NHGRI_mPanPan1-v2.0_pri, whole genome shotgun sequence DNA contains the following:
- the KMT2B gene encoding histone-lysine N-methyltransferase 2B isoform X4: MVQALTELLRRAQAPQAPRSRACEPSTPRRSRGRPPGRPAGPCRRKQQAVVVAEAAVTIPKPEPPPPVVPVKHQTGSWKCKEGPGPGPGTPRRGGQSSRGGRGGRGRSRGGGLPFVIKFVSRAKKVKMGQLSLGLESGQGQHEESWQDAPQRRVGSGQGGSPCWKKQEQKLDDEEEEKKEEEEKDEEGEEKEERAVAEEMMPAAEKEEAKLPPPPLTPPAPSPPPPLPPPSTSPPPPLCPPPPPPVSPPPLPSPPPPPAQEEQEESPPPVVPATCSRKRGRPPLTPSQRAEREAARAGPEGTSPPTPTPSTATGGPPEDSPTVAPKSTTFLKNIRQFIMPVVSARSSRVIKTPRRFMDEDPPKPPKVEVSPVLRPPITTSPPVPQEPAPVPSPPHAPTPPSTPVPLPEKRRSILREPTFRWTSLTRELPPPPPAPPPPPAPSPPPAPATSSRRPLLLRAPQFTPSEAHLKIYESVLTPPPLGAPEAPEPEPPPADDSPAEPEPRAVGRTNHLSLPRFAPVVTTPVKAEVSPHGAPALSNGPQTQAQLLQPLQALQTQLLPQALPPPQPQLQPPPSPQQMPPLEKARIAGVGSLPLSGVEEKMFSLLKRAKVQLFKIDQQQQQKVAASMPLSPGGQMEEVAGAVKQISDRGPVRSEDESVEAKRERPSGPESPVQGPRIKHVCRHAAVALGQARAMVPEDVPRLSALPLRDRQDLATEDTSSASETESVPSRSRRGKVEAAGPGGESEPTGSGGTLAHTPRRSLPSHHGKKMRMARCGHCRGCLRVQDCGSCVNCLDKPKFGGPNTKKQCCVYRKCDKIEARKMERLAKKGRTIVKTLLPWDSDESPEASPGPPGPRRGAGAGGPREEVVAPPGPEEQDSLLQRKSARRCVKQRPSYDIFEDSDDSEPGGPPAPRRRTPRENELPLPEPEEQSRPRKPTLQPVLQLKARRRLDKDALAPGPFASFPNGWTGKQKSPDGVHRVRVDFKEDCDLENVWLMGGLSVLTSVPGGPPMVCLLCASKGLHELVFCQVCCDPFHPFCLEEAERPLPQHHDTWCCRRCKFCHVCGRKGRGSKHLLECERCRHAYHPACLGPSYPTRATRKRRHWICSACVRCKSCGATPGKNWDVEWSGDYSLCPRCTQLYEKGNYCPICTRCYEDNDYESKMMQCAQCDHWVHAKCEGLSDEDYEILSGLPDSVLYTCGPCAGAAQPRWREALSGALQGGLRQVLQGLLSSKVVGPLLLCTQCGPDGKQLHPGPCGLQAVSQRFEDGHYKSVHSFMEDMVGILMQHSEEGETPERRAGGQMKGLLLKLLESAFGWFDAHDPKYWRRSTRLPNGVLPNAVLPPSLDHVYAQWRQQEPETPESGQPPGDPSAAFQGKDPAAFSHLEDPRQCALCLKYGDADSKEAGRLLYIGQNEWTHVNCAIWSAEVFEENDGSLKNVHAAVARGRQMRCELCLKPGATVGCCLSSCLSNFHFMCARASYCIFQDDKKVFCQKHTDLLDGKEIVNPDGFDVLRRVYVDFEGINFKRKFLTGLEPDAINVLIGSIRIDSLGTLSDLSDCEGRLFPIGYQCSRLYWSTVDARRRCWYRCRILEYRPWGPREEPAHLEAAEENQTIVHSPAPSSEPPGGEDPPLDTDVLVPGAPEHHSPIQNLDPPLRPDSGSAPPPAPRSFSGARIKVPNYSPSRRPLGGVSFGPLPSPGSPSSLTHHIPTVGDPDFPAPPRRSRRPSPLAPRPPPSRWASPPLKTSPQLRVPPPTSVVTALTPTSGELAPPGPAPSPPPSEDLGPDFEDMEVVSGLSAADLDFAASLLGTEPFQEEIVAAGAMGSSHGGPGDSSEEESSPTSRYIHFPVTVVSAPGLAPSATPGAPRIEQLDGVDDGTDSEAEAVQQPRGQGTPPSGPGVVRAGVLGAAGDRARPPEDLPSEIVDFVLKNLGGPGDGGAGPREESLPPAPPLANGSQPSQGLTASPADPTRTFAWLPGAPGVRVLSLGPAPEPPKPATSKIILVNKLGQVFVKMAGEGEPVPPPVKQPPLPPTISPTAPTSWTLPPGPLLGVLPVVGVVRPAPPPPPPPLTLVLSSGPASPPRQAIRVKRVSTFSGRSPPAPPPYKAPRLDEDGEASEDTPQVPGLGSGGFSRVRMKTPTVRGVLDLDRPGEPAGEESPGLLQERSPLLPLPEGGPPQVPDGPPDLLLESQWHHYSGEASSSEEEPPSPDDKENQAPKRTGPHLRFEISSEDGFSVEAESLEGAWRTLIEKVQEARGHARLRHLSFSGMSGARLLGIHHDAVIFLAEQLPGAQRCQHYKFRYHQQGEGQEEPPLNPHGAARAEVYLRKCTFDMFNFLASQHRVLPEGATCDEEEDEVQLRSTRRATSLELPMAMRFRHLKKTSKEAVGVYRSAIHGRGLFCKRNIDAGEMVIEYSGIVIRSVLTDKREKFYDGKGIGCYMFRMDDFDVVDATMHGNAARFINHSCEPNCFSRVIHVEGQKHIVIFALRRILRGEELTYDYKFPIEDASNKLPCNCGAKRCRRFLN, translated from the exons ATGGTGCAGGCACTGACTGAACTTCTCCGGCGGGCCCAGGCACCCCAAGCACCCCGGAGCCGGGCATGTGAGCCCTCCACCCCCCGGCGGTCTCGGGGACGGCCCCCAGGACGGCCAGCAGGCCCCTGCAGGAGGAAGCAGCAAGCAGTAGTGGTGGCAGAAGCAGCTGTGACAATCCCCAAACCTGAGCCCCCACCTCCTGTGGTTCCAGTGAAACATCAGACTGGCAGCTGGAAATGCAAGGAGGGGCCCGGTCCAGGACCTGGGACCCCCAGGCGTGGAGGACAGTCAAGCCGTGGAGGCCGTGGAGGCAGGGGCCGCAGCCGAGGTGGTGGGCTCCCCTTTGTGATCAAGTTTGTTTCAAGGGCCAAAAAAGTAAAGATGGGACAATTGTCCTTGGGACTCGAATCAGGTCAAGGTCAACATGAGGAAAGTTGGCAGGATGCCCCCCAAAGAAGAGTTGGATCTGGACAGGGAGGGAGCCCTTGCTGGAAAAAGCAGGAACAGAAGCTGGATGacgaggaagaagagaagaaagaagaagaagaaaaagacgaggagggagaagagaaggaagaaagagctgTAGCAGAGGAGATGATGCCAGCTGCGGAAAAGGAAGAGGCAAAGCTGCCACCACCGCCTCTGACTCCTCCAGCCCCTTCACCTCctccacccctcccacccccttcGACATCTCCTCCACCCCCACTCTGccctccaccaccacccccagtgtCCCCACCACCTCTACCATCCCCTCCACCGCCTCCTGCCCAAGAGGAGCAGGAAGAATCCCCtcctcctgtggtcccagctacgtgcTCCAGGAAGAGGGGCCGGCCTCCCCTGACTCCCAGCCAGCGGGCGGAGCGGGAAGCTGCTCGGGCAGGGCCAGAGGGCACCTCTCCTCCCACTCCAACCCCCAGCACCGCCACGGGAGGCCCTCCGGAAGACAGTCCCACCGTGGCCCCCAAAAGCACCACCTTCCTGAAGAATATCCGGCAGTTTATTATGCCTGTGGTGAGTGCCCGCTCCTCCCGTGTCATCAAGACACCCCGGCGATTTATGGATGAAGACCCCCCCAAACCCCCAAAGGTGGAGGTCTCACCTGTCCTGCGACCTCCCATTACCACCTCCCCACCTGTTCCCCAGGAGCCAGCACCAGTCCCCTCTCCACCACATGCCCCAACTCCTCCATCTACCCCAGTTCCACTCCCTGAGAAGAGACGGTCCATCCTAAGGGAACCCACATTTCGCTGGACCTCACTGACCCGGGAgctgccccctcctcccccagcccctccacctcccccggccccctccccaccccctgctccTGCCACCTCCTCCCGGAGGCCCCTACTCCTTCGGGCCCCTCAGTTTACCCCAAGCGAAGCCCACCTGAAGATCTACGAATCGGTGCTTACTCCTCCTCCTCTTGGGGCTCCTGAAGCCCCTGAGCCAGAGCCTCCTCCTGCCGATGACTCTCCAGCTGAGCCTGAGCCTCGGGCAGTGGGCCGcaccaaccacctcagcctgcctCGATTCGCCCCTGTGGTCACCACTCCTGTTAAGGCCGAGGTGTCCCCTCACGGGGCTCCAGCTCTGAGCAACGGGCCACAGACACAGGCTCAGCTACTGCAGCCCCTGCAGGCCTTGCAAACCCAGCTCCTGCCCCAGGCACTACCGCCACCACAGCCACAGCTGCAGCCACCGCCGTCACCACAGCAGATGCCTCCCCTGGAAAAAGCCCGGATTGCGGGCGTGGGTTCCTTGCCGCTGTCTGGGGTAGAGGAGAAGATGTTCAGCCTCCTCAAGAGAGCCAAAGTGCAGCTATTCAAGATcgatcagcagcagcagcagaaggtgGCAGCTTCCATGCCG CTGAGCCCTGGAGGGCAGATGGAGGAGGTGGCCGGGGCTGTCAAGCAGATCTCCGACAGAGGCCCTGTCCGGTCTGAAGATGAGTCGGTGGAAGCTAAGAGAGAGCGGCCCTCA GGTCCCGAGTCCCCTGTGCAAGGTCCCCGCATCAAACATGTCTGCCGTCATGCTGCTGTGGCCCTGGGTCAGGCCCGGGCCATGGTGCCTGAAGATGTCCCTCGCCTCAGTGCCCTCCCTCTCCGGGATCGGCAGGACCTCGCCACAGAGG ATACATCATCGGCGTCCGAGACTGAGAGTGTCCCGTCACGGTCCCGGCGGGGAAAGGTGGAGGCAGCAGGCCCTGGGGGAGAATCAGAGCCCACAGGTTCTGGAGGGACCCTGGCCCACACACCCCGGCGCTCACTGCCCTCCCATCACGGCAAGAAGATGCGCATGGCTCGATGTGGACACTGTCGGGGCTGCCTACGTGTGCAGGACTGTGGGTCCTGTGTCAACTGCCTAGACAAGCCCAAGTTTGGGGGCCCTAACACCAAGAAGCAGTGCTGTGT ATACCGGAAGTGTGACAAAATAGAGGCTCGGAAGATGGAACGACTGGCTAAAAAAG GCCGGACGATAGTGAAGACGCTGTTGCCCTGGGATTCCGATGaatctcctgaggcctcccctggtCCTCCAGGCCCACGCCGGGGGGCGGGAGCTGGGGGGCCCCGGGAGGAGGTGGTGGCCCCCCCAGGGCCCGAGGAGCAGGACTCCCTCCTGCAGCGCAAGTCAGCTCGGCGCTGCGTCAAACAGCGACCCTCCTATGATATCTTCGAGGATTCGGATGACTCGGAGCCCGGGGGCCCCCCTGCTCCTCGGCGTCGGACCCCCCGAGAAAATG AGCTGCCACTGCCAGAACCTGAGGAGCAGAGCCGGCCCCGCAAACCCACCCTGCAGCCTGTGTTGCAGCTCAAGGCCCGAAGGCGCCTGGACAAG GATGCTTTGGCCCCTGGCCCCTTTGCTTCTTTTCCCAATGGCTGGACTGGAAAGCAGAAGTCTCCCGATGGTGTGCACCGCGTCCGTGTGGATTTTAAG GAGGATTGTGATTTAGAGAACGTGTGGCTGATGGGGGGCCTGAGTGTGCTCACCTCTGTGCCAGGGGGCCCCCCGATGGTGTGCTTGCTATGTGCCAGCAAAGGACTTCACGAG CTGGTGTTCTGTCAAGTCTGCTGTGACCCATTCCACCCATTCTGCCTGGAGGAGGCTGAGCGGCCCCTGCCCCAGCATCACGACACCTGGTGCTGCCGTCGCTGCAAATTCTGCCATGTCTGTGGACGCAAAGGTCGTGGATCCAAG CACCTCCTGGAGTGCGAGCGCTGCCGCCATGCATACCACCCGGCCTGTCTGGGGCCCAGCTATCCAACCCGGGCCACGCGCAAACGGCGCCACTGG ATCTGTTCAGCCTGTGTGCGCTGTAAGAGCTGTGGGGCAACTCCAGGCAAGAACTGGGACGTCGAGTGGTCTGgagattacagcctctgccccAGGTGCACCCAGCTATATGAGAAAG GAAACTACTGCCCGATCTGTacacgctgctatgaagacaaCGACTATGAGAGCAAGATGATGCAGTGCGCACAGTGCGATCACTGGGTGCATGCCAAGTGCGAGGGGCTCTCAG ATGAAGACTACGAGATCCTTTCAGGACTGCCAGACTCGGTGCTGTACACCTGCGGACCGTGTGCTGGGGCAGCGCAGCCCCGCTGGCGAGAGGCCCTGAGCGGGGCCCTCCAGGGGGGCCTGCGCCAGGTGCTCCAGGGCCTGCTGAGCTCCAAGGTGGTGGGCCCACTGCTGCTCTGCACCCAG TGTGGGCCAGATGGGAAGCAACTGCACCCAGGACCCTGCGGCCTGCAAGCTGTGAGTCAGCGCTTCGAGGATGGCCACTACAAGTCTGTG CACAGCTTCATGGAGGACATGGTGGGCATCCTCATGCAGCACTCGGAGGAGGGAGAGACTCCGGAGCGCCGGGCTGGAGGCCAGATGAAGGGGCTCCTGCTGAAG CTGCTAGAATCTGCGTTCGGCTGGTTCGACGCCCACGACCCCAAGTACTGGCGACGGAGTACCCGGCTGCCAAA CGGAGTCCTTCCCAATGCGGTGTTGCCCCCATCCCTGGATCATGTCTATGCGCAGTGGAGACAGCAGGAACCAGAGACCCCAGAATCAGGGCAGCCTCCAGGGGATCCCTCAGCAG CATTCCAGGGCAAGGATCCAGCTGCCTTCTCACACCTGGAGGACCCCCGTCAGTGCGCACTCTGCCTCAAATACGGGGATGCAGACTCCAAG GAGGCGGGGCGGCTCTTGTACATCGGGCAGAACGAGTGGACACACGTCAACTGTGCCATCTGGTCGGCGGAAGTCTTTGAGGAGAACGACGGCTCCCTCAAGAATGTGCATGCTGCTGTGGCCCGAGGGAGGCAGATG CGCTGCGAGCTCTGCCTGAAGCCTGGCGCCACGGTGGGCTGCTgcctgtcctcctgcctcagcaactTCCACTTCATGTGTGCCCGGGCCAGCTACTGCATCTTCCAGGATGACAAGAAAGTCTTCTGCCAGAAACACACTGATCTCCTGGATGGCAAG GAAATTGTGAACCCCGATGGTTTTGATGTTCTCCGCCGAGTCTATGTGGACTTCGAGGGCATCAACTTCAAGCGGAAGTTCTTGACGGGGCTTGAACCCGATGCCATCAACGTGCTCATTG GTTCCATCCGCATTGACTCCCTGGGTACTCTGTCTGATCTCTCGGACTGCGAGGGACGGCTCTTCCCCATTGGCTACCA GTGCTCCCGTCTGTACTGGAGCACAGTGGATGCTCGGAGGCGCTGCTGGTATCGGTGCCGAATTCTGGAGTATCGGCCATGGGGGCCGAGGGAAGAGCCAGCTCACCTGGAGGCTGCAGAGGAGAACCAGACCATTGTGCACAGCCCCGCCCCTTCCTCAG AGCCCCCAGGTGGTGAGGACCCCCCACTGGACACAGATGTTCTTGTCCCTGGAGCTCCTGAGCACCACTCGCCCATTCAGAACCTGGACCCTCCACTGCGGCCAGATTCAGGcagcgcccctcccccagccccccgtTCTTTTTCGGGGGCTCGAATCAAAGTGCCCAACTACTCGCCATCCCGGAGGCCCTTGGGGGGTGTCTCCTTTggccccctgccctcccctg GAAGTCCATCTTCACTGACCCACCACATCCCCACAGTGGGAGACCCGGACTTCCCAGCTCCCCCCAGACGTTCCCGTCGTCCCAGCCCTTTGGCTCCCAGGCCGCCTCCATCACGGTGGGCCTCCCCTCCTCTAAAAACCTCCCCTCAGCTCAGGGTGCCCCCTCCTACCTCAGTCGTCACAGCCCTCACACCTACCTCAGGGGAGCTGGCTCCCCCTGGCCCggccccatcaccaccaccctctGAAGACCTGGGCCCAGACTTCGAGGACATGGAGGTGGTGTCAGGACTGAGTGCTGCTGACCTGGACTTCGCGGCCAGCCTGCTGGGGACTGAGCCCTTCCAGGAAGAGATTGTAGCCGCTGGGGCCATGGGGAGCAGCCACGGGGGCCCGGGGGACAGCTCCGAGGAGGAGTCCAGCCCCACCTCCCGCTACATCCACTTCCCTGTGACTGTGGTGTCCGCCCCTGGTCTGGCCCCCAGCGCTACCCCTGGAGCCCCCCGCATTGAACAGCTGGACGGCGTGGACGACGGCACTGACAGTGAGGCTGAGGCGGTGCAGCAGCCTCGGGGCCAGGGCACACCTCCTTCGGGGCCAGGAGTAGTCCGGGCAGGGGTCCTTGGGGCTGCAGGGGACAGGGCCCGGCCTCCTGAGGACCTGCCATCGGAAATTGTGGATTTTGTGTTGAAGAACCTAGGGGGTCCTGGGGATGGAGGTGCTGGCCCTAGAGAGGAGTCACTCCCCCCGGCGCCTCCCCTGGCTAATGGCAGCCAGCCCTCCCAAGGCCTGACCGCCAGCCCAGCTGACCCCACCCGCACATTTGCCTGGCTCCCAGGGGCCCCAGGGGTCCGGGTGTTAAGCCTTGGCCCTGCCCCTGAGCCCCCCAAACCCGCCACATCCAAAATCATACTTGTCAACAAGCTGGGGCAAGTATTTGTGAAGATGGCTGGGGAGGGTGAACCTGTCCCACCCCCAGTGAAGCAGCCACCTTTGCCCCCCACCATTTCCCCCACGGCTCCCACCTCCTGGACTCTGCCCCCAGGCCCCCTCCTTGGCGTGCTGCCCGTGGTCGGAGTGGTccgccctgccccgcccccgCCACCCCCTCCCCTGACGCTGGTGCTGAGCAGTGGGCCAGCCAGCCCGCCCCGCCAGGCCATCCGCGTCAAGAGGGTGTCCACTTTCTCCGGCCGGTCCCCGCCAGCACCTCCCCCATACAAAGCCCCCCGGCTGGATGAAGatggagaggcctcagaggatACCCCTCAGGTTCCAGGGCTTGGCAGTGGCGG GTTTAGCCGTGTGAGGATGAAAACCCCCACAGTGCGTGGGGTCCTTGACCTGGATCGGCCTGGGGAGCCCGCTGGGGAAGAAAGTCCTGG GCTCCTCCAGGAACGGTCCCCTTTGCTGCCACTTCCGGAAGGTGGTCCTCCCCAGGTCCCCGATGGTCCCCCAGACCTGCTGCTTGAGTCCCAGTGGCACCACTATTCAG GTGAGGCTTCGAGCTCTGAGGAAGAGCCTCCATCCCCAGACGATAAAGAGAACCAGGCCCCAAAACGGACTGGCCCACATCTGCGCTTCGAGATCAGCAGTGAGGATGGGTTCAGCGTTGAGGCAGAGAGCTTGGAGG GGGCATGGAGAACTCTGATCGAGAAAGTGCAAGAGGCCCGAGGGCATGCCCGACTCAGACATCTCTCCTTTAGTG GAATGAGTGGGGCGAGACTCCTGGGCATCCACCATGATGCTGTCATCTTCCTGGCCGAGCAGCTCCCCGGAGCCCAGCGTTGCCAGCACTATAAGTTCCGTTACCACCAGCAGGGAGAGGGCCAGGAGGAGCCGCCCCTGAATCCCCATGGGGCTGCTCGGGCAGAGGTCTATCTCCG GAAGTGCACCTTTGACATGTTCAACTTCCTGGCCTCCCAGCACCGGGTGCTCCCTGAGGGGGCCACCTGTGATGAGGAAGAGGATGAGGTGCAGCTCAGGTCAACCAG ACGTGCCACCAGCCTGGAGCTGCCCATGGCCATGCGTTTTCGTCACCTTAAGAAGACGTCCAAAGAAGCTGTGGGTGTCTACAG ATCAGCCATCCACGGGCGAGGCCTGTTCTGTAAGCGCAACATCGACGCAGGGGAGATGGTCATCGAGTACTCTGGCATTGTCATCCGCTCGGTGTTGACTGACAAGCGGGAGAAGTTCTACGATGGGAAG GGCATCGGGTGCTATATGTTCCGCATGGATGACTTTGATGTAGTGGACGCCACGATGCATGGCAATGCCGCCCGCTTCATCAACCACTCCTGTGAGCCCAACTGCTTCTCTCGGGTCATCCACGTGGAGGGCCAGAAACACATTGTTATCTTCGCCCTGCGCCGCATCCTGCGTGGTGAGGAGCTCACCTACGACTACAAGTTCCCCATCGAGGATGCCAGCAACAAGCTGCCCTGCAACTGTGGCGCCAAGCGCTGCCGTCGGTTCCTTAACTGA